A genomic region of Castor canadensis chromosome 16, mCasCan1.hap1v2, whole genome shotgun sequence contains the following coding sequences:
- the LOC109680887 gene encoding interferon-gamma-inducible GTPase 10-like, translating to MDLYITAFLKNMTGKNFQQLAADFVPEYSKLISKSGGILSPESLSSIQAALQEGKLKDVVEKIQQSLTEAENASLAVAVIGESGTGKSSFINALRGLSHEEEGSASVGVVETTMKKTPYQHPKYPNVTFWDLPGTGTPNFHPDTYLETVGFAEYDFFIIISSSRFSFNDADLARKINEMGKKFYFVRTKIDSDLYNEKKFKPKSFKSEKVLQQIRDYCLANLSNIGVLEPDVFLISNFDVGDFDFPKLEQTLLKDLPAHKRHVFALLLPDFCDASIEMKRDFLKEKIWLNAMKSGVLSFIPFMPFINGFDLPEQEMCLKVYRSHFGLDDKSIEKIAEKLGTSVQDIKSYTKSLDFWHLVKDDSIATKAMKCAESFCAFKGGPLSAVVQFLKIYFLHSKFLNTVADDAKILLRMMK from the coding sequence ATGGATCTGTACATCACAGCCTTCCTGAAGAATATGACAGGAAAGAACTTTCAGCAATTGGCTGCTGACTTTGTGCCTGAATACTCTAAACTAATCAGTAAGTCGGGAGGAATCCTCTCTCCGGAAAGCCTCAGTAGCATTCAAGCAGCCCTGCAAGAGGGGAAACTAAAGGATGTGGTGGAGAAGATTCAGCAATCACTTACTGAAGCAGAAAATGCTTCCCTGGCTGTGGCTGTGATCGGGGAATCTGGGACAGGGAAATCCAGTTTCATCAATGCCCTGCGAGGACTTAGTCATGAAGAGGAGGGATCAGCAAGTGTTGGGGTTGTGGAGACCACCATGAAGAAAACACCCTATCAACATCCAAAATATCCCAACGTGACCTTTTGGGATCTGCCTGGAACTGGCACCCCCAATTTCCACCCAGACACTTACCTAGAAACAGTGGGATTTGCTGAATATGACTTCTTCATCATCATTTCTTCCTCTCGGTTTAGCTTCAATGATGCTGACCTGGCCCGGAAAATCAATGAGATGGGGAAGAAGTTCTACTTTGTTAGAACCAAGATTGATAGTGACTTatacaatgaaaagaaattcaaacccaagtccttcAAAAGTGAGAAGGTTCTTCAGCAGATCCGAGACTACTGCCTGGCTAATCTTAGTAACATTGGGGTGCTTGAGCCGGACGTCTTCTTGATCTCCAACTTTGATGTGGGTGACTTTGATTTCCCCAAACTGGAGCAGACTCTGCTGAAGGATCTCCCTGCCCACAAGCGCCATGTTTTTGCGCTCTTGTTGCCTGATTTCTGTGATGCTTCAATTGAGATGAAGAGAGATTTCCTCAAGGAAAAAATCTGGCTGAATGCCATGAAGTCAGGAGTTTTGTCTTTCATCCCATTCATGCCCTTCATTAATGGGTTTGATTTGCCTGAACAGGAAATGTGTTTGAAGGTTTACCGAAGCCATTTTGGCTTGGATGATAAATCGATTGAAAAGATTGCTGAGAAGCTGGGTACATCTGTACAGGACATCAAAAGCTACACCAAGTCCTTGGATTTCTGGCACCTTGTGAAGGATGACAGCATAGCCACAAAAGCCATGAAATGTGCTGAATCCTTCTGTGCTTTTAAAGGAGGCCCTTTGTCTGCTGTTGTCCAGTTTCTGAAAATCTACTTTCTACACTCGAAATTCCTCAACACAGTGGCAGATGATGCTAAAATTCTCCTGCGTATGATGAAGTAG